In Nonomuraea muscovyensis, one genomic interval encodes:
- a CDS encoding vWA domain-containing protein, translating to MAYRYGAYHDGPDPLAPPYDVRAALDEMGDAILSGSTPVHALRDLLKRGLPGAQERNGLDEMLREVRRRRRELRERGRLDGTLEQARALLDKAIGQERAELFPDPSDEARLRESELDALPDDTASAIQELSGYEWRSAAARRTFEELRDLLRREVLDSQFKGLRDALAHPDPEAMERVRRMMAELNDMLDRDSRGEHTQADFDAFMGEYGDLFPERPRDLEELVDILARRAAATQRMLASMTPRQREELNNLINQTLDQAGLSDQMRRLGDALVARRPDLAWNAPERLTGEEPLGMGDAVTALEELADLTRLESTLRQDYPGARLDDIDEAAVRRALGRSAVDDLEALRRIERELEEQGYLLRRRGKLELTPKAVRRLGETALRRVFSSLDAGRRGDHDQRDAGSAGELTGSSRPWRFGDEQPIDVVRTLVNGVRGGGLRRAEPAGEAAGEGAGRRARAGSVAVRLSVDDFEVAETERRSAAAVCLLVDLSYSMALRGTWAAAKQTALALQALVASKFPQDAVQIIGFSNYARVLQPDELAGLDWDMVQGTNLHHALLIAGRHLDRHPDFEPVVLVVTDGEPTAHLLRNGTSAFEWPPSRETLELTLAEVDKMTRRRATLNVFMLAADERLKDFVDEVARRNGGRVFSPSADRLGEYVVSDFLRVRRAR from the coding sequence ATGGCCTACCGCTATGGCGCGTACCACGACGGCCCCGATCCCCTCGCCCCGCCGTACGACGTGCGGGCGGCGCTGGACGAGATGGGCGACGCCATCCTGTCCGGCTCCACCCCCGTGCACGCCCTGCGCGACCTGCTCAAGCGCGGCCTGCCGGGCGCGCAGGAGCGCAACGGCCTCGACGAGATGCTGCGCGAGGTGCGGCGCAGGCGCCGCGAGCTGCGCGAGCGCGGCCGGCTCGACGGCACTCTGGAGCAGGCCAGGGCGCTGCTCGACAAGGCGATCGGGCAGGAGCGGGCCGAGCTGTTCCCCGATCCGTCCGACGAGGCGCGGCTGCGCGAGAGCGAGCTGGACGCGCTGCCGGACGACACCGCGAGCGCCATCCAGGAGCTGAGCGGCTACGAGTGGCGTTCGGCCGCCGCCCGGCGCACCTTCGAGGAGCTGCGCGACCTGCTGCGGCGCGAGGTGCTCGACAGCCAGTTCAAGGGACTGCGCGACGCGCTCGCCCACCCCGACCCGGAGGCCATGGAACGGGTCCGGCGGATGATGGCCGAGCTGAACGACATGCTCGACAGGGACTCCCGCGGCGAGCACACCCAGGCCGACTTCGACGCGTTCATGGGCGAGTACGGCGACCTGTTCCCCGAGCGGCCGCGCGACCTGGAGGAGCTCGTCGACATCCTGGCCCGCCGGGCGGCGGCCACCCAGCGGATGCTGGCCTCGATGACCCCGCGCCAGCGCGAGGAGCTCAACAACCTGATCAACCAGACCCTCGACCAGGCCGGCCTGTCGGACCAGATGCGCCGCCTCGGCGACGCGCTCGTCGCCCGCCGCCCCGACCTGGCGTGGAACGCCCCGGAGCGGCTCACCGGCGAGGAGCCGCTCGGCATGGGCGACGCCGTCACCGCGCTGGAGGAGCTGGCCGACCTGACGCGGCTGGAGTCGACCCTGCGGCAGGACTACCCCGGCGCCCGGCTCGACGACATCGACGAGGCCGCGGTGCGCCGGGCGCTCGGCCGGTCGGCCGTGGACGACCTGGAGGCGCTGCGACGGATCGAGCGGGAGCTGGAGGAGCAGGGCTACCTGCTGCGCCGCCGCGGCAAGCTGGAGCTCACCCCCAAGGCCGTGCGGCGGCTGGGCGAGACCGCGCTGCGCCGGGTGTTCTCCTCGCTCGACGCGGGGCGGCGCGGCGACCACGACCAGCGCGACGCGGGCTCGGCCGGCGAGCTGACCGGGTCGTCACGGCCGTGGCGCTTCGGCGACGAGCAGCCCATCGACGTGGTGCGCACCCTGGTCAACGGCGTGCGCGGCGGCGGCCTGCGCCGCGCGGAGCCGGCCGGGGAAGCTGCCGGCGAGGGTGCCGGCCGTCGCGCCCGGGCCGGGTCGGTGGCGGTGCGGCTGTCGGTGGACGACTTCGAGGTGGCCGAGACCGAGCGGCGCAGCGCGGCGGCCGTGTGCCTGCTGGTCGACCTGTCGTACTCGATGGCCCTGCGCGGCACCTGGGCGGCGGCCAAGCAGACGGCGCTGGCCCTGCAGGCGCTGGTCGCCTCGAAGTTCCCGCAGGACGCCGTGCAGATCATCGGCTTCTCCAACTACGCGCGGGTGTTGCAGCCGGACGAGCTGGCGGGCCTCGACTGGGACATGGTCCAGGGCACCAACCTGCACCACGCCCTGCTGATCGCGGGCCGACACCTCGACCGCCACCCCGACTTCGAGCCGGTCGTGCTGGTCGTCACCGACGGCGAGCCGACGGCTCACCTGCTGCGCAACGGCACGTCGGCGTTCGAGTGGCCGCCGTCACGCGAGACGCTGGAGCTCACGCTCGCGGAGGTCGACAAGATGACGCGGCGGCGGGCGACCCTCAACGTCTTCATGCTGGCGGCCGACGAGCGGCTGAAGGACTTCGTGGACGAGGTGGCGCGCCGCAACGGCGGCCGGGTCTTCTCCCCCAGCGCCGACCGGCTGGGCGAGTACGTCGTCAGCGACTTCCTGCGGGTGCGGCGCGCCCGCTGA
- a CDS encoding BTAD domain-containing putative transcriptional regulator: MRFGVLGPLEVWANDGRPVPVGEPKVRALLADLLAHGGGPVRAERLIDDVWGERPSRNPMGTLQARVSQLRRALGDPGLVVHGPAGYRLADHWSDAARFDELLALRSADPRERAARLDEALALWRGPAYADFADAPFARAERARLEEARLSALEEQAELRLALGRDADLATLVARHPLRERLHGLHMKALYRGGRQGEALAVYASLRERLAEELGVDPSPELAALHEAVLRQDPALTGPPPVPANLPAPLTGLVGRAAELATIGDLLASARLVTLTGAGGVGKTSLALEAARAVLDGAPGAGFPDGVWLVELAGAGEAAQAVAAVLGVRDDGAAPLPPRLAAALAAKRMLLVLDNCEHMVEEVAALVLALLRGAPGLRVLATSQEPLGLTGERVLPVGPLPEPDAVRLFTARAGIGADEDVVTVCRRLDGIPLALELAATRVRALGVRGVADRLDDRFRLLSAGVRDAPPRQRTLRATIDWSWGLLTEPERVVLRRLAAHADGCTLEAAEEVCAEPGVDVLDTMARLVDRSLVVVAAGTGHGPRYRLLESVAAYCAERLAEAGELETIGERHARHYTELAERADLRGPRQLEWLDRLDAEGANLRLALAGPEPLRLANALSWYWFLRGRLGEARRALAAALARGGPPDEAATASVWLAGMTLLTGERPPPVHHADLDEPGRALAGWFLTHVRWAYGDHEAHEAAVGRALAAFERLGDRWGTAAALAQRARLRLFHGDLTAMRRDAERSLALFTELGDAWGRMEAMDSLDRLAEMSGDYAEAARLRQEELRLAQRLGVETSFKLSALGRTALLAGDYAAADDYHERARRLAVAQSYKSAEEHAVLGLALSARRQGDHERAEALLTPWLDWLREVRGTSGIAFLMAELGFAAEQRGDAETALTRQRAGHEAALASGDPRGIALALEGLAGAVSLAGDHAEAARLLGAAAAVRRAVGTPLAAGESFDVERITARVRGAIDEAAWERARLSGERELGDHFPGAFGGRARVQPAAERLHPLGHPDQPEPATQPRHPGVGPPAV, from the coding sequence GTGCGTTTCGGAGTGCTCGGCCCCCTGGAGGTGTGGGCGAACGACGGCAGGCCCGTCCCGGTGGGCGAGCCCAAGGTGCGCGCCCTGCTGGCCGACCTGCTCGCACACGGGGGCGGGCCGGTACGGGCCGAGCGGCTGATCGACGACGTGTGGGGCGAGCGGCCGTCGCGCAACCCCATGGGCACCCTGCAGGCGCGCGTCTCCCAGCTCCGCCGCGCCCTCGGCGACCCCGGCCTGGTCGTGCACGGCCCGGCCGGCTACCGGCTGGCGGACCACTGGTCGGACGCCGCCCGCTTCGACGAGCTGCTCGCCCTGCGCTCCGCCGACCCGCGCGAGCGGGCGGCCCGGCTCGACGAGGCGCTGGCGCTGTGGCGCGGTCCCGCCTACGCCGACTTCGCCGACGCGCCCTTCGCCCGCGCCGAGCGGGCGCGCCTGGAGGAGGCGCGGCTGAGCGCCCTGGAGGAGCAGGCGGAGCTGCGGCTCGCGCTCGGCCGGGACGCCGACCTGGCCACCCTCGTGGCCCGGCATCCGCTGCGCGAACGGCTGCACGGGCTGCACATGAAAGCCCTCTACCGGGGCGGCCGCCAGGGGGAGGCGCTGGCGGTGTACGCCTCGCTGCGCGAGCGGCTGGCCGAGGAACTGGGAGTGGACCCGTCGCCGGAGCTGGCCGCGCTGCACGAGGCTGTCCTGCGCCAGGACCCCGCCCTCACCGGGCCTCCCCCCGTGCCCGCCAACCTGCCCGCGCCCCTCACCGGCCTGGTGGGGCGGGCGGCCGAACTGGCCACGATCGGCGACCTGCTCGCCTCGGCCCGCCTGGTCACGCTCACGGGCGCCGGCGGCGTCGGCAAGACCAGCCTCGCCCTGGAGGCCGCCCGCGCGGTCCTCGACGGGGCGCCGGGGGCCGGGTTCCCGGACGGGGTGTGGCTGGTCGAGCTGGCGGGCGCCGGCGAGGCGGCGCAGGCCGTGGCGGCCGTGCTGGGGGTCCGCGACGACGGGGCGGCCCCGTTGCCGCCGCGGCTGGCCGCCGCCCTGGCCGCCAAGCGCATGCTGCTCGTCCTCGACAACTGCGAGCACATGGTGGAGGAGGTGGCCGCTCTGGTGCTCGCGCTGCTGCGGGGCGCGCCGGGTCTGCGGGTGCTGGCCACCAGCCAGGAGCCGCTGGGCCTCACCGGGGAGCGCGTGCTGCCCGTGGGGCCGCTGCCGGAGCCCGACGCGGTCCGGCTGTTCACCGCGCGCGCCGGGATCGGGGCGGACGAGGACGTCGTGACCGTCTGCCGCCGCCTGGACGGCATCCCGCTCGCCCTGGAGCTGGCCGCCACGCGGGTGCGCGCCCTCGGCGTGCGCGGGGTGGCCGACCGGCTCGACGACCGGTTCAGGCTGCTCAGCGCGGGTGTGCGCGACGCCCCGCCCCGGCAGCGCACGCTCCGGGCGACGATCGACTGGAGCTGGGGGCTGCTGACCGAGCCGGAACGGGTCGTGCTGCGGCGGCTGGCCGCGCACGCCGACGGCTGCACGCTGGAGGCGGCCGAGGAGGTGTGCGCCGAGCCGGGCGTGGACGTCCTCGACACGATGGCCCGGCTGGTGGACCGGTCGCTGGTCGTGGTGGCGGCCGGGACCGGGCACGGGCCGAGGTACCGGCTGCTGGAGTCGGTGGCGGCCTACTGCGCCGAACGGCTCGCCGAGGCCGGAGAGCTGGAGACGATCGGCGAACGGCACGCGCGCCACTACACCGAGCTGGCGGAACGGGCCGACCTGCGCGGCCCCCGCCAGCTCGAATGGCTGGACCGGCTCGACGCCGAAGGCGCCAACCTGCGCCTCGCCCTGGCCGGTCCCGAGCCGCTCCGCCTGGCCAACGCGCTGTCCTGGTACTGGTTCCTGCGCGGCAGGCTGGGGGAGGCCCGCAGGGCGCTGGCCGCCGCGCTGGCCAGGGGCGGGCCGCCGGACGAGGCGGCCACGGCGTCGGTCTGGCTCGCGGGGATGACCCTGCTCACCGGCGAGCGGCCACCGCCCGTCCATCATGCCGACCTCGACGAGCCCGGCCGCGCGCTGGCCGGCTGGTTCCTGACGCACGTCCGGTGGGCGTACGGCGACCACGAGGCGCACGAGGCGGCGGTGGGCCGGGCACTGGCCGCGTTCGAGCGGCTGGGCGACCGGTGGGGGACCGCCGCGGCGCTCGCCCAGCGCGCCAGGCTCCGGCTCTTCCACGGCGACCTGACGGCCATGCGGCGCGACGCCGAGCGCAGCCTCGCCCTGTTCACCGAGCTCGGCGACGCGTGGGGGCGGATGGAGGCCATGGACAGCCTCGACCGGCTGGCCGAGATGAGCGGCGACTACGCCGAGGCGGCGCGGCTGCGCCAGGAGGAGCTGCGCCTGGCGCAGCGGCTCGGCGTCGAGACCTCGTTCAAGCTGTCGGCCCTGGGCCGCACCGCGCTGCTGGCGGGCGACTACGCCGCGGCCGACGACTACCACGAGCGGGCCCGGCGGCTGGCCGTGGCGCAGTCGTACAAGTCGGCCGAGGAGCACGCCGTGCTCGGCCTGGCCCTGAGCGCCCGGCGGCAGGGCGACCACGAGCGCGCGGAGGCGCTGCTGACGCCCTGGCTGGACTGGCTGCGAGAGGTGCGCGGGACGTCCGGGATCGCGTTCCTCATGGCCGAGCTGGGCTTCGCCGCCGAGCAGCGGGGCGACGCCGAGACCGCGTTGACCAGGCAGCGGGCGGGCCACGAGGCGGCGCTGGCCAGCGGCGACCCGCGGGGGATCGCCCTGGCGCTGGAGGGGCTGGCCGGCGCGGTGTCGCTGGCGGGCGACCACGCGGAGGCGGCCCGGCTGCTCGGCGCGGCGGCGGCGGTCAGGCGGGCGGTGGGCACGCCGCTGGCCGCCGGGGAGAGCTTCGACGTCGAGCGGATCACCGCCCGTGTCCGCGGCGCGATCGACGAGGCCGCGTGGGAGCGGGCCCGCCTCTCAGGCGAGCGGGAACTCGGCGACCACTTCCCAGGCGCCTTCGGGGGACGGGCCCGCGTACAGCCGGCCGCCGAGCGCCTCCACCCGCTCGGCCATCCCGACCAGCCCGAACCCGCCACCCAGCCGCGACACCCGGGGGTCGGCCCCCCGGCTGTCTGA
- a CDS encoding DUF6292 family protein — MAIRHVEPYSDEWLQQPVCYVRRVVDVLGPEAADWWEGPCDPRDATVLLADGSALVWDEESGWRFGHFVAGGRGRHTELSGVRYLGGGLLPRPERVPQALGDARAGVGASTAFRPCYRSHRNCRDGFDVALDFYVRFVEA, encoded by the coding sequence GTGGCCATCAGGCATGTCGAGCCGTATTCCGACGAGTGGCTGCAGCAGCCGGTCTGCTATGTGCGGCGCGTCGTGGACGTGCTCGGACCCGAGGCCGCCGACTGGTGGGAGGGCCCCTGCGATCCGCGTGACGCGACTGTCCTGCTGGCCGACGGCAGCGCGCTGGTCTGGGACGAGGAGAGCGGGTGGCGGTTCGGCCACTTCGTCGCCGGGGGGCGCGGCCGGCACACCGAGCTGTCGGGCGTCCGCTACCTGGGCGGCGGGCTGCTGCCCCGGCCGGAGCGGGTGCCGCAGGCACTCGGCGACGCCCGCGCCGGAGTGGGCGCCAGCACGGCGTTCCGGCCCTGCTACCGCTCCCACCGCAACTGCCGCGACGGTTTCGACGTCGCCCTCGACTTCTACGTGCGCTTCGTGGAGGCCTGA
- a CDS encoding DUF2269 family protein — MSLLLWLHIGFAIFTIGPLTAATMAAPRAIRAKDVAVLRNIQRTTRIYSIGSLGVLVFGIALGVTLGDGLLGRWHMTASMTLFIVAIVMLFIIDRDLRAAVRALSNEETDDDAKVQNGRIAAISGLLAVIWLVILALMIFPS; from the coding sequence ATGTCCCTGCTTCTCTGGCTGCACATCGGATTCGCGATCTTCACGATCGGACCGCTCACCGCCGCGACCATGGCCGCGCCACGCGCCATACGCGCCAAGGACGTCGCCGTCCTGCGCAACATCCAGCGCACGACGCGCATCTACAGCATCGGCTCGCTGGGTGTGCTGGTGTTCGGCATCGCGCTGGGCGTGACCCTCGGCGACGGCCTGCTGGGCAGGTGGCACATGACGGCGTCGATGACGCTGTTCATCGTCGCGATCGTGATGCTGTTCATCATCGACCGCGACCTGCGCGCCGCCGTCCGTGCCCTCTCGAACGAGGAGACGGACGACGACGCCAAGGTGCAGAACGGCAGGATCGCCGCCATCAGCGGCCTCCTGGCCGTCATCTGGCTGGTGATCCTGGCATTGATGATCTTCCCGAGCTGA
- a CDS encoding NAD(P)-dependent oxidoreductase, giving the protein MTDVTVIGLGPMGATMAETFLKAGHDVAVWNRTASRAEPLVAKGARLAATPVGPSELLVVSQIGYQAMYDSFGDLRLDGKVVVNLSSGTPEELRAAARWVAGRGGVLITGGIMVPPPGIGQPGAYTFYSGPKEALDRHAETLKALSEVHHMGADEGLAMLFYQAQLLIFWSSLTSYMHAVALLGTAGVKPSEFVPYAQETFTGLGGDGPMGFAKILAEEIEAGVYPGELNSLHMQAVGLGHAVHALQDAGLESTVPGALRALFERADAEGRGQEGLGTVIESIRKP; this is encoded by the coding sequence ATGACGGATGTGACAGTGATCGGCCTCGGGCCGATGGGTGCGACGATGGCCGAGACGTTTCTCAAGGCCGGACACGACGTGGCCGTGTGGAACCGCACGGCGAGCAGGGCCGAGCCGCTCGTGGCGAAGGGCGCGCGGCTCGCCGCCACGCCCGTCGGCCCGAGCGAGCTGCTGGTGGTCAGCCAGATCGGCTACCAGGCGATGTACGACAGCTTCGGCGACCTGCGCCTCGACGGCAAGGTGGTGGTCAACCTCAGCTCCGGCACCCCCGAGGAGCTGCGCGCGGCGGCCCGCTGGGTGGCCGGGCGGGGCGGCGTGCTCATCACCGGCGGCATCATGGTGCCGCCGCCGGGCATCGGGCAACCGGGCGCCTACACCTTCTACAGCGGCCCGAAGGAGGCCCTGGACCGGCACGCCGAGACGCTGAAGGCGCTGTCGGAGGTCCACCACATGGGCGCCGACGAGGGCCTGGCGATGCTGTTCTACCAGGCCCAGTTGCTGATCTTCTGGTCCAGCCTGACCAGCTACATGCACGCCGTGGCGCTGCTCGGCACCGCGGGGGTCAAGCCGTCGGAGTTCGTGCCGTACGCGCAGGAGACGTTCACCGGCCTCGGCGGCGACGGCCCGATGGGCTTCGCCAAGATCCTGGCCGAGGAGATCGAGGCCGGGGTGTACCCGGGCGAGCTCAACAGCCTGCACATGCAGGCCGTCGGCCTGGGACACGCCGTGCACGCGCTCCAGGACGCCGGGTTGGAGAGCACGGTGCCGGGCGCGCTCAGGGCGCTGTTCGAGCGGGCCGACGCCGAGGGGCGCGGCCAGGAGGGGCTCGGCACCGTGATCGAGTCGATCAGGAAGCCCTGA
- a CDS encoding sigma 54-interacting transcriptional regulator — protein sequence MHQPLILRELRESGHVHRTVKAEVRENLLAKLRAGEPRFPGIVGFDDSVLPHLERALLAGHDLVLLGERGQGKTRLIRTITGLLDEWTPVVEGCEINDHPYEPVCARCRALARELGDELPVAWKHRDERYGEKLATPDTSVGDLIGDVDPIKIAEGRTLGDPETVHFGLVPRTNRGVFSVNELPDLAERIQVSLLNVLEERDIQVRGYNLRLPLDILLIASANPEDYTNRGRIITPLKDRFGAEIRTHYPLTIEDELALIRQESMPDIGAAVPEHLVETIARFTRLVRESTSVDARSGVSARFSIAAAETAAASAVRRAAISGEEQPVTRVCDLANVVHSLRGKVEFEVSEEGRETEILAHLLRRATAETFRSRLGGVELAPLTDKFAQGNQVESGELVPAGELLHRIGPVDGLSKIMSRLGMGEGEESPGHAAAALEFALEGLYLMRRLSKDDLDGVTVYRT from the coding sequence GTGCATCAGCCTCTAATTCTCCGGGAGCTGCGAGAGAGCGGCCACGTTCATCGCACCGTGAAAGCAGAGGTCCGCGAAAACCTGCTGGCCAAGCTCCGCGCAGGTGAGCCCCGTTTTCCAGGCATCGTGGGCTTCGACGACAGCGTCCTGCCCCATCTGGAGCGGGCCTTGCTCGCCGGTCACGACCTGGTCCTGCTCGGTGAGCGCGGCCAGGGCAAGACCCGGCTCATCCGTACGATCACCGGCCTGCTCGACGAGTGGACCCCGGTGGTCGAGGGATGCGAGATCAACGACCATCCGTACGAGCCGGTCTGCGCGCGCTGCCGCGCGCTGGCGCGGGAGCTCGGCGACGAGCTGCCCGTCGCGTGGAAGCACCGCGACGAGCGCTACGGCGAGAAGCTCGCCACTCCCGACACCTCCGTCGGCGACCTGATCGGCGACGTCGACCCGATCAAGATCGCGGAGGGGCGGACGCTCGGCGACCCGGAGACGGTCCATTTCGGGCTCGTGCCGCGCACCAACCGCGGCGTGTTCTCCGTCAACGAGCTGCCCGACCTCGCCGAGCGCATCCAGGTGTCGCTGCTGAACGTGCTGGAGGAGCGCGACATCCAGGTGCGCGGCTACAACCTGCGCCTGCCGCTCGACATCCTGCTCATCGCCAGCGCCAACCCCGAGGACTACACCAACCGGGGCCGGATCATCACCCCGCTGAAGGACCGTTTCGGCGCCGAGATCCGCACCCACTACCCGCTGACGATCGAGGACGAGCTGGCCCTGATCCGCCAGGAGTCGATGCCGGACATCGGGGCCGCCGTGCCCGAGCACCTGGTCGAGACCATCGCGCGGTTCACCCGGCTGGTCCGCGAGTCCACCTCGGTGGACGCCCGTTCGGGGGTGTCGGCGCGCTTCTCGATCGCCGCTGCCGAGACGGCCGCGGCCTCGGCCGTGCGCAGGGCGGCGATCAGCGGCGAGGAGCAGCCCGTCACCCGGGTCTGCGACCTGGCGAACGTGGTCCACAGCCTGCGCGGCAAGGTGGAGTTCGAGGTCAGCGAGGAGGGCCGGGAGACCGAGATCCTGGCTCATCTGCTGCGCCGGGCCACCGCGGAGACGTTCCGGAGCCGGTTGGGCGGGGTGGAGCTGGCGCCGCTGACCGACAAGTTCGCCCAGGGCAACCAGGTGGAGTCGGGCGAGCTGGTGCCGGCCGGCGAGCTGCTGCACCGCATCGGGCCCGTCGACGGCCTGTCCAAGATCATGTCGCGGCTGGGCATGGGTGAGGGCGAGGAGTCGCCGGGGCACGCGGCCGCGGCGCTGGAGTTCGCGCTGGAGGGCCTCTACCTCATGCGCCGGCTGTCCAAGGACGACCTGGACGGGGTGACCGTCTATCGCACCTGA
- a CDS encoding cystathionine gamma-synthase produces MTNGFETLAIHAGQEPDPLTGAVVPPIYATSTYKQDGVGGLRSGYEYSRSANPTRTALEEALAAVEGGARGLAFASGLAAEDTLLRTVCKPQDHVIIPNDAYGGTYRLFAKVHSRWGLHYDPVPLGDLNAVAAAMTQKTKIVWVETPTNPLLGIADIAALAQLAHDNGALLVVDNTFASPYLQQPLALGADVVVHSTTKYIGGHSDVVGGALVAADQGLGEELAYHQNSMGAVAGPFDAWLTLRGLKTLGVRMDRHCDNAERVVDLLLAHPRVTHVLYPGLAGHPGHEAAAKQMKRFGGMVSFRVAGGEAEAVAVCNRAELFTLGESLGGVESLIEHPGRMTHASAAGSPLEVPADLVRLSVGIETVDDLLADLTRALG; encoded by the coding sequence ATGACCAACGGTTTTGAAACCCTGGCGATCCACGCAGGTCAGGAGCCTGACCCGCTGACCGGCGCCGTCGTGCCACCGATCTACGCCACATCCACCTACAAGCAGGACGGCGTGGGCGGCCTGCGTTCCGGATACGAGTACAGCCGCTCGGCCAACCCCACCCGCACCGCGCTCGAAGAGGCGCTCGCCGCCGTGGAGGGCGGCGCGCGGGGTCTGGCCTTCGCCTCCGGCCTGGCGGCCGAGGACACCCTGCTGCGCACCGTGTGCAAGCCGCAGGACCACGTCATCATCCCGAACGACGCCTACGGCGGCACCTACAGGCTGTTCGCCAAGGTGCACTCGCGCTGGGGCCTGCACTACGACCCGGTGCCGCTCGGCGACCTCAACGCCGTGGCCGCGGCGATGACGCAGAAGACGAAGATCGTATGGGTGGAGACGCCCACCAACCCGCTGCTCGGCATCGCCGACATCGCCGCCCTGGCGCAGCTCGCCCACGACAACGGGGCGCTGCTGGTCGTCGACAACACCTTCGCCTCGCCCTACCTGCAGCAGCCGCTCGCGCTCGGCGCCGACGTGGTCGTGCACTCGACGACCAAGTACATCGGCGGCCACTCCGACGTGGTCGGCGGCGCGCTCGTGGCGGCCGACCAGGGGCTCGGCGAGGAGCTGGCCTACCACCAGAACTCCATGGGCGCCGTGGCCGGGCCGTTCGACGCCTGGCTGACGCTGCGCGGGCTGAAGACCCTCGGCGTGCGCATGGACCGCCACTGCGACAACGCCGAACGCGTGGTCGACCTGCTGCTGGCGCACCCGCGCGTGACCCACGTGCTCTATCCGGGGCTCGCCGGGCACCCGGGGCACGAGGCGGCGGCCAAGCAGATGAAGAGGTTCGGGGGCATGGTGTCGTTCCGCGTGGCGGGCGGCGAGGCCGAGGCGGTCGCGGTGTGCAACCGGGCCGAGCTCTTCACGCTGGGGGAGTCGCTCGGCGGCGTCGAGTCGCTGATCGAGCACCCCGGCAGGATGACGCACGCCTCGGCGGCGGGCTCGCCGCTGGAGGTGCCGGCCGACCTGGTGCGGCTCTCGGTCGGCATCGAGACGGTCGACGACCTGCTCGCCGACCTCACCCGGGCGCTGGGCTGA
- a CDS encoding FIST signal transduction protein, which translates to MTSRFADGLAVGSDLVEVAERAVRQALSRLGGEADLICFFICGDDPDDVARAGQRAMRLAPEASVIGCSATGVIGDGQGIELTPAVSAWAARLGEARLTTFALETLNAEDKFVVVGLPERGPDDHVAILLSDPYSFPTDAFVERSKEVLGELPLIGGLANGMHGRGSVRLFADGEVYTEGAIGVLISGPVRVSTVVSQGCRPIGPSMVVTRAEENLLLELAGQPALARLEDIVSDLDEDDRELVASGLQIGVAINEYAERHERGDFLIRGVIGIDPEREAVAIGDIVEVGRTVRFQVRDAATADEDLYDLLDAHREEFGQVDGALLFSCNGRGSAMFGTADHDPVALRDTLGPVGMAGFFAAGEVGPVGGHNHVHGFTASALIFSAATPPGD; encoded by the coding sequence ATGACCAGCCGATTCGCAGACGGCCTCGCCGTGGGTTCCGACCTGGTCGAGGTGGCCGAACGGGCCGTCCGCCAGGCACTGTCCCGGCTCGGCGGCGAGGCCGACCTCATCTGCTTCTTCATCTGCGGCGACGACCCCGACGACGTCGCCCGGGCGGGTCAGCGTGCGATGCGGCTGGCGCCCGAGGCCAGCGTCATCGGGTGCAGCGCCACGGGAGTGATCGGCGACGGGCAGGGGATCGAGCTGACCCCCGCCGTGAGCGCGTGGGCGGCCCGGCTGGGCGAGGCCAGGCTGACGACGTTCGCGCTGGAGACGCTGAACGCCGAGGACAAGTTCGTGGTCGTCGGCCTGCCCGAGCGCGGTCCCGACGACCACGTGGCCATCCTGCTGAGCGACCCCTACTCGTTCCCGACGGACGCGTTCGTCGAGCGGTCCAAGGAGGTCCTCGGCGAGCTGCCGCTCATCGGCGGGCTGGCCAACGGCATGCACGGTCGCGGCTCCGTCCGGCTCTTCGCCGACGGCGAGGTCTACACCGAGGGCGCGATCGGCGTGCTGATCAGCGGTCCCGTGCGGGTCAGCACCGTCGTCAGCCAGGGCTGCCGCCCGATCGGCCCGTCCATGGTGGTCACCCGCGCCGAGGAGAACCTCCTCCTGGAGCTCGCCGGCCAGCCGGCCCTGGCGCGCCTGGAGGACATCGTCAGCGACCTCGACGAGGACGACCGCGAGCTGGTCGCCTCCGGGCTGCAGATCGGTGTGGCGATCAACGAGTACGCCGAACGCCACGAACGCGGCGACTTCCTGATCCGTGGCGTGATCGGCATCGATCCCGAACGCGAGGCGGTGGCCATCGGCGACATCGTCGAGGTGGGCCGTACCGTCCGCTTCCAGGTGCGCGACGCGGCCACCGCCGACGAGGACCTGTACGACCTGCTGGACGCCCACCGCGAGGAGTTCGGCCAGGTGGACGGGGCACTGCTGTTCTCCTGCAACGGCCGGGGGTCGGCCATGTTCGGCACCGCGGACCACGACCCCGTCGCGCTGCGCGACACCCTCGGGCCCGTCGGCATGGCCGGCTTCTTCGCCGCGGGCGAGGTCGGACCGGTGGGCGGCCACAACCACGTGCACGGCTTCACGGCCTCGGCCCTCATCTTCTCCGCCGCCACACCGCCCGGCGACTGA